GGAGGCGAGGAGTTTGTTGTTATACTGCCTCATACGGACAAGCCTCAGGGAATGATAGTCGCAGAGAGAATATTGGGGAAGGTGTCTTCATATGTATTTGCCGACATCCCTAAGCGAAACATTACCGTAAGTATAGGTCTTGCTGTCTCAAGCTCCTTGATTGACACAACTGATAAAATAATTCATGCAGCCGATATGGCCCTTTACGCAGCAAAAAGGGAAGGCCGAAATAGGGTGAGGACCGATTTATAATGAGAAATTAAGGCATTTGACATATGCGCCAAAGAATAACAGTCTGAGCAAGACTGACCGGCAGTATAAAATACCCCAGTCATTACCTATATTGAGAAAATCGCTATGACGTGCTAATCTTTTAAATGTCGAAAAATAATATTCTCCTGCATAAAGTGTCAGCCGAGGTGAACTCCCCATGAAAAAGCGCATTATTTTCGCCGCCATCGGCCTGGCTATTCTCATTGTCATACTGGGAGGCATCAAGACCTTCCAGATCAGGGCTATGATCGACCAGGGCAAGAAGTTCGTCCCTCCGCCCGAGACCGTAACAACCGCGTCAGTAAAGTCTGAGACCTGGGATACTGCTCTGACCGCTATCGGCACGCTGAATGCCGTGCAGGGGGTTACCGTGGCTGCTGAACTGTCAGGTAAAGTGGTCAGGGTCGAGTTCGAGCCGGGCACCAGAGTGAAGAAGGGTGACATGCTGCTCCGCCAGGACACTACGTTCGAAGAAGCGCAGCTTCCGGGTGCGCTCGGCCAGGTAAATTTGTATGTCACAAATCTTGAAAGAGCGGATCAGCTGTTCACGAAGGGGCTCATCTCAAGGGCAGACCGCGATATGGCGGTCGCAAATGCAGAGCAGGCGCGGGCCCAGGCTGAGACCATCCGTGCCACTATAGGCAAGAAGACGATCCGTGCCCCGTTCAGCGGCCATATCGGTATCCGTCAGGTGAATCTGGGCCAGCTCCTCCGCGAGGGCGATCCGATCGCCACGCTGCAGTCACTTGATCCCCTGTATGTTGATTTTACGCTGCCGCAGCAGCAGGTCGCACAGATACGCCAGGGCCTGCCGGTGCGGGTTACCGGCGATGCACTGCCGGACGTGACGATCGAGGGCCGGATAACGACCATAAATCCGAAGATTGATGTTGAGACCCGCAGCATAAAGGTGCAGGCAACCGTCTCAAACCGCATGG
The sequence above is drawn from the Nitrospirota bacterium genome and encodes:
- a CDS encoding efflux RND transporter periplasmic adaptor subunit gives rise to the protein MKKRIIFAAIGLAILIVILGGIKTFQIRAMIDQGKKFVPPPETVTTASVKSETWDTALTAIGTLNAVQGVTVAAELSGKVVRVEFEPGTRVKKGDMLLRQDTTFEEAQLPGALGQVNLYVTNLERADQLFTKGLISRADRDMAVANAEQARAQAETIRATIGKKTIRAPFSGHIGIRQVNLGQLLREGDPIATLQSLDPLYVDFTLPQQQVAQIRQGLPVRVTGDALPDVTIEGRITTINPKIDVETRSIKVQATVSNRMDKLRPGMFVNLSVGLPARQKVMTIPATAVMYAPYSDSVFVVEENKDGKGGRTLRQQFVRLGEKRGDFAAVTSGLKEGETIVSTGVFKLRNGQSVVVDNKLAPDFQQAPKPENN